A window of the Agromyces mariniharenae genome harbors these coding sequences:
- a CDS encoding ATP-binding protein gives MSSGPDAAPRETGAGAVGAHDGEPAASAIAAVLAAARGIRSPVVLIDGPSGAGKSTLADAVIERWPGPPPTLVRLDDVYPGWTGLERAGSDLARTLLPPTRRGSVGSWRRWDWARDAPGVLERVRPGRNGLVVEGCGAFTAGASAIDAVHVWVDAADATRKRRALRRDRGTYDPYWELWERQWRRHVRRTSPERRATVRLRAAPDGRIEPGTAAGAVAVHAGA, from the coding sequence ATGTCATCTGGGCCTGACGCCGCACCACGGGAGACGGGCGCGGGAGCCGTCGGCGCGCACGACGGCGAGCCCGCCGCCTCGGCGATCGCGGCCGTGCTCGCGGCGGCCCGCGGCATCCGCTCGCCCGTCGTCCTCATCGACGGACCGAGCGGCGCGGGCAAGTCCACGCTGGCCGATGCCGTGATCGAACGCTGGCCCGGTCCGCCGCCGACCCTCGTGCGGCTGGACGACGTCTACCCGGGGTGGACCGGGCTCGAGCGCGCGGGCTCCGACCTCGCGCGGACGCTCCTGCCGCCGACCCGGCGCGGATCCGTCGGCAGCTGGCGCCGCTGGGACTGGGCCCGCGACGCGCCCGGCGTGCTCGAGCGCGTGCGGCCGGGCCGGAACGGGCTCGTCGTCGAGGGGTGCGGCGCCTTCACCGCCGGGGCGTCGGCCATCGACGCGGTGCACGTGTGGGTTGACGCCGCGGATGCGACGCGCAAGCGCCGGGCGCTCCGACGCGACCGGGGCACCTATGACCCGTACTGGGAGCTCTGGGAACGGCAGTGGCGGCGGCACGTGCGACGCACGTCGCCCGAACGTCGAGCCACGGTGCGCCTCCGCGCGGCGCCCGACGGGCGCATCGAGCCCGGGACCGCTGCGGGCGCGGTGGCTGTGCACGCCGGAGCGTGA
- the orn gene encoding oligoribonuclease, with protein MATSSDRLVWIDCEMTGLDLEVDELVEIAVVITDYDLNPVDAGLSIVIKPDASALENMGEFVRAMHTESGLIEEIPNGVSVAEAEYEVLEYVLKHVPEEQRAPLAGNSIGTDRGFIAKYMPRLDSHLHYRNVDVSSIKELAKRWFPRAYFNSPAKNGGHRALADILESIRELHYYRRAIFVADPGPSSQELQTLAAAVVDEFEAKV; from the coding sequence ATGGCAACCTCGAGTGACCGACTGGTCTGGATCGACTGCGAGATGACCGGCCTCGACCTCGAGGTCGACGAGCTGGTCGAGATCGCCGTCGTGATCACGGACTACGACCTCAACCCCGTCGACGCCGGGCTCAGCATCGTGATCAAGCCCGACGCGAGCGCGCTCGAGAACATGGGCGAGTTCGTCCGGGCCATGCACACCGAGTCGGGCCTCATCGAGGAGATCCCCAACGGCGTGAGCGTCGCCGAGGCCGAGTACGAGGTGCTCGAATACGTGCTGAAGCACGTCCCCGAAGAGCAGCGGGCTCCCCTGGCCGGCAACTCGATCGGCACCGACCGCGGGTTCATCGCGAAGTACATGCCGCGGCTCGACTCGCACCTGCACTACCGCAACGTCGACGTGTCCTCGATCAAGGAGCTTGCGAAGCGCTGGTTCCCCCGCGCCTACTTCAACTCCCCCGCCAAGAACGGCGGCCACCGCGCGCTCGCCGACATCCTCGAGTCGATCCGCGAACTGCACTACTACCGTCGCGCCATCTTCGTCGCCGATCCCGGGCCGTCGAGCCAGGAGCTGCAGACGCTCGCCGCCGCCGTGGTGGACGAGTTCGAGGCGAAGGTGTAG
- a CDS encoding serine hydrolase, which produces MTSPGRIIGITVGALAILGIGVYGPAMLLGPLPDVTVRPAAAAAAPAEVPALTLPETGASAIAVVGDDGTAETIATAGDPAAVPIGGAAKLVTLLVTLDSLPLPADGPGPAIPIGPEDYVDYLRYSGEGSRAVQVSPGETWTERDVVRAILLASSNNHADTLVRWAFGSPDAYVEAANAWLAEQGFTATRVDDATGLSGDNVGTADELARLASLVLADDQLAAMLDDPEAAPPGARVVPDLVGRADDGAVRAITRSFTDQAALSYVFTTELPAVEGVEGLRRITGAMLLMPDYETLDPAVTAAVDSAAAASAPVTVIAEGTPYARVVAPWGDQAELVASVSRTDAAWGSAPGEVSVTVDDFSTAPEGREVGRVSVATATGELASPLRLTGDINDPGPVWRLTNPATVIGAFLAGQAS; this is translated from the coding sequence ATGACCTCCCCCGGCCGGATCATCGGCATCACCGTCGGCGCGCTCGCCATCCTCGGCATCGGCGTGTACGGTCCTGCGATGCTGCTGGGCCCGCTCCCCGACGTGACGGTGCGGCCGGCCGCGGCGGCCGCCGCCCCGGCCGAGGTTCCGGCGCTCACGCTGCCCGAGACGGGCGCGAGCGCCATCGCGGTGGTCGGCGACGACGGCACCGCCGAGACCATCGCGACGGCCGGCGACCCGGCGGCCGTGCCGATCGGCGGCGCCGCGAAGCTCGTGACGCTCCTCGTGACCCTCGACTCGCTCCCGCTGCCGGCCGACGGCCCGGGTCCGGCCATCCCCATCGGACCCGAGGACTACGTCGACTACCTGCGGTACTCGGGCGAGGGGTCACGTGCGGTGCAGGTCTCCCCGGGCGAGACCTGGACCGAGCGCGACGTCGTGCGGGCGATCCTGCTCGCCTCGAGCAACAACCACGCCGACACGCTCGTGCGCTGGGCGTTCGGCTCGCCCGACGCCTACGTCGAGGCGGCGAACGCGTGGCTGGCCGAGCAGGGCTTCACCGCCACGCGCGTCGACGACGCCACGGGGCTCTCAGGCGACAACGTGGGCACGGCCGACGAGCTCGCGCGCCTCGCCTCCCTCGTGCTCGCCGACGACCAGCTCGCCGCCATGCTCGACGACCCCGAGGCGGCGCCGCCCGGCGCGCGCGTCGTGCCCGACCTCGTCGGCCGGGCCGATGACGGTGCCGTGCGGGCGATCACCCGCAGCTTCACCGACCAGGCGGCGCTGAGCTACGTCTTCACGACCGAGCTCCCCGCCGTCGAGGGCGTCGAGGGCCTCCGTCGCATCACCGGTGCGATGCTGTTGATGCCCGACTACGAGACGCTCGACCCGGCCGTCACCGCGGCCGTCGACTCGGCCGCCGCCGCCTCGGCTCCCGTCACGGTCATCGCCGAAGGCACGCCCTACGCGCGCGTCGTCGCGCCGTGGGGCGACCAGGCCGAGCTGGTCGCGTCGGTCAGCCGCACGGATGCCGCGTGGGGCTCCGCTCCGGGCGAGGTATCCGTCACCGTCGACGACTTCTCGACCGCCCCCGAGGGCCGCGAGGTGGGCCGCGTCTCGGTGGCGACCGCGACCGGCGAGCTCGCCTCGCCGCTGCGGCTCACCGGCGACATCAACGACCCGGGGCCGGTGTGGCGGCTCACGAACCCCGCGACGGTCATCGGCGCGTTCCTCGCGGGTCAGGCGTCCTGA
- a CDS encoding energy-coupling factor transporter transmembrane component T family protein → MSIAAIRPGLPLATINPVAKIAATVPLSIVLVLTLDAVSAAVAIACELVLFTAVGLGHLLWSRRTLPVWIAAPLTGISMVLYGAPSGAVLWDFGVIHVTEGSVQIGVATTLRVIAIALPAVVIFLTIDPTDLADGLAQTLRLPARFVLGAVAALRLVGSSIDDWRTLSLARRARGIADHGVVRRGLGQAFALLVLAIRRGSTLATAMESRGFGAPGERTWARVAHFGAREWVVIAVGCLVAALSAAVAVVTGSWNVIWA, encoded by the coding sequence ATGAGCATCGCCGCGATCCGCCCGGGGCTGCCGCTCGCGACGATCAACCCCGTCGCGAAGATCGCCGCCACGGTGCCGCTCAGCATCGTGCTCGTGCTCACGCTCGACGCGGTATCGGCGGCCGTCGCGATCGCGTGCGAGCTCGTGCTGTTCACCGCGGTCGGGCTCGGTCACCTGCTGTGGTCGCGCCGCACGCTGCCGGTCTGGATCGCCGCCCCGCTCACGGGCATCAGCATGGTGCTGTACGGTGCGCCGTCGGGCGCCGTGCTGTGGGACTTCGGCGTGATCCACGTCACCGAGGGATCGGTGCAGATCGGCGTCGCGACCACCCTGCGCGTCATCGCGATCGCGCTGCCGGCCGTCGTCATCTTCCTCACGATCGACCCCACCGACCTCGCCGACGGGCTGGCGCAGACGCTCCGGTTGCCCGCCCGGTTCGTGCTCGGCGCCGTCGCGGCGCTGCGGCTCGTCGGCTCATCGATCGACGATTGGCGCACGCTCAGCCTCGCCCGGCGCGCGCGGGGGATCGCGGACCACGGCGTCGTTCGTCGCGGTCTCGGCCAGGCCTTCGCGCTGCTCGTGCTCGCGATCCGCCGCGGCAGCACGCTCGCCACGGCCATGGAGTCGCGCGGGTTCGGGGCGCCCGGCGAGCGGACGTGGGCGAGGGTCGCCCACTTCGGCGCGCGCGAGTGGGTCGTGATCGCGGTCGGATGCCTCGTCGCGGCCCTCTCGGCGGCGGTCGCCGTCGTGACGGGGAGCTGGAATGTCATCTGGGCCTGA
- a CDS encoding metallopeptidase family protein, which yields MELDGEAFEALVVDELDQLPDDMVDGLENVVFVVEDRPEDGSLDLLGLYDGYALTERDRYGMGEMPDRIILYRDPLLAVADDEEQLREEIHITLVHEIAHFYGIDDDRLHELGWA from the coding sequence GTGGAACTCGATGGTGAAGCGTTCGAGGCCCTGGTCGTCGACGAGCTCGACCAGCTGCCCGACGACATGGTCGACGGGCTCGAGAACGTCGTGTTCGTCGTCGAGGATCGCCCCGAGGACGGCTCCCTCGACCTGCTCGGCCTCTACGACGGCTATGCGCTGACCGAGCGCGACCGCTACGGCATGGGCGAGATGCCCGACCGCATCATCCTGTACCGGGACCCGCTCCTGGCCGTCGCCGACGACGAGGAGCAGCTCCGTGAGGAGATCCACATCACCCTCGTGCACGAGATCGCCCATTTCTACGGCATCGACGACGACCGGCTGCACGAGCTGGGCTGGGCCTGA